From the genome of Gracilinanus agilis isolate LMUSP501 chromosome 2, AgileGrace, whole genome shotgun sequence, one region includes:
- the MYOT gene encoding myotilin isoform X2, protein MDSILQERTDPSRPTTVSSPELIKERSTNLCSDSLQTPAFSSSPPLTPGTSLPGSNTNCNISPSTPSIYQPTMFNYERPKHFIQSQNTCSSRLQPPGPETSTFSSSQTKQSSILIHPRQCTEQRYSASSTMSSQITMSSSAFPTSGQQLPGSSLGQRVTSTYNQSPASFLSSVLPSQPDYSGSKNPATVESNYQQPSVNQPVNVKPAQGAHPKIAPKTPDHEIQGSKEALIQDLERKLRCKDNLLHNGNQRLTYEERMARRLLGPQNAAAVFQAQNDNESQDLAQHNSENARLQVPVPQIRSRSSSRGDTNDQESILEKFYPPRFVQVPENLSIEEGRFCRIDYKVSGLPAPDVTWYLNGRPVQSDDFHKMIVSEKGFHSLIFEVVRASDAGTYVCVAKNRAGEATFTIQLDVLAKEHKRAPMFIYKPQSKKIYEGDSVKLECQVSAIPPPKIFWKRNNEMVQFNTDRISLYHDNSGRITLLIKDANKKDAGWYTVSAVNEAGVVTCNTRLDVAARPTQTLPNPKQLRVRPTFSKYLALNGKGLDVKQAFNPEGEFQRLAAQSGLYESEEL, encoded by the exons AT GGACAGTATTCTTCAAGAGAGAACTGATCCATCAAGGCCAACAACTGTCTCCTCCCCAGAACTCATCAAGGAGAGGTCGACCAATCTTTGTTCTGACTCCTTGCAGACTCCAGCTTTTTCAAGTTCACCACCCCTAACTCCAGGCACCTCCCTACCAGGATCAAATACTAACTGCAATATCTCACCTTCCACTCCCTCCATATACCAGCCCACCATGTTTAACTATGAGCGTCCAAAACATTTTATCCAGTCACAGAACACATGCAGCTCCAGACTACAACCTCCAGGGCCAGAGACTTCGACTTTCTCCTCTAGCCAAACCAAACAGTCTTCCATCCTCATCCACCCCCGGCAATGCACGGAGCAAAGATATTCTGCTTCTTCTACAATGAGCTCTCAGATCACAATGTCCTCGTCAGCTTTCCCGACTTCTGGCCAGCAGCTTCCTGGCTCTTCCCTGGGACAAAGAGTGACATCCACATATAACCAGTCCCCTGCCAGCTTCCTCAGTTCTGTATTGCCATCACAACCTGATTATAGTGGCAGCAAAAACCCTGCAACTGTGGAATCCAA TTACCAGCAGCCATCAGTCAACCAACCTGTAAATGTTAAGCCAGCCCAAGGAGCACATCCTAAAATAGCACCAAAGACTCCTGATCATGAAATACAAGGATCCAAAGAAGCTCTGATCCAAGACTTGGAAAGAAAGCTTCGGTGCAAGGACAATCTTCTACACAATGGAAACCAA CGGCTAACATATGAGGAGAGAATGGCTCGCAGGCTGCTGGGACCACAGAATGCTGCTGCGGTGTTTCAAGCACAGAATGATAATGAATCACAGGACTTAGCACAG CACAACTCAGAAAATGCAAGATTGCAGGTTCCTGTGCCACAGATAAG GAGTAGATCATCTTCAAGAGGAGATACAAATGATCAAGAATCAATACTGGAGAAATTCTACCCTCCACGTTTTGTTCAAGTGCCAGAGAACTTATCTATAGAGGAAGGACGATTCTGCAGAATAGActataaa GTAAGTGGATTACCAGCTCCTGATGTGACATGGTATCTAAATGGAAGACCAGTTCAATCAGATGATTTTCACAAAATGATAGTGTCTGAAAAAGGTTTTCATTCACTCATCTTTGAAGTCGTGAGAGCCTCAGATGCAGGAACTTACGTATGTGTTGCTAAGAATCGAGCAGGAGAAGCCACCTTTACAATACAACTGGATGTTCTTG CAAAGGAGCATAAGAGAGCACCAATGTTCATCTACAAACCACAGAGCAAAAAAATTTATGAAGGGGACTCAGTGAAATTAGAATGCCAAGTTTCTGCTATACCTCCACCAAAGATTTTctggaaaagaaataatgaaatggtgCAATTCAATACTGACCGGATAAG CTTGTACCATGATAACTCTGGAAGAATTACCCTGTTGATTAAAGATGCAAACAAGAAAGATGCTGGGTGGTATACTGTATCTGCAGTAAATGAAGCTGGAGTGGTCACATGCAATACTAGGCTGGATGTCGCAG CCCGTCCAACTCAAACTCTTCCAAATCCTAAGCAGTTACGGGTTCGACCAACTTTCAGTAAATACTTAGCACTGAATGGGAAAGGTTTGGATGTGAAGCAAGCCTTTAACCCAGAAGGGGAGTTTCAGCGCTTAGCAGCTCAATCTGGACTCTACGAAAGTGAAGAACTTTAA